DNA sequence from the Dreissena polymorpha isolate Duluth1 chromosome 3, UMN_Dpol_1.0, whole genome shotgun sequence genome:
GGATGTAAGCCACATTTTTTTAAAGGGCCAAAACTTCAGTAAGATGCGATCAATCATGCTGAAAACTGCATGCTTGATATTAATAAactgttaaataatgtttattcgtcGGCAAATATTCGTTACAATTTTGTGTTATAATGGCGTTTTCGTGGACACATTCATTCGTGGATTTCtgacttttaaattaaaaaaaaaaaatttgctttGGCCATTTTCCGATGTGTTAATTCTTGGATGGGTCAACCCACGAAATCAACTTAAAATACTGACCCACGCACAGGTGTTGGGAGCGTGGCCAATTCACtgtaacactatcaatatgtcaaaaaacaacatttttcatcgctttgatcaaaaataaaatatcagatttttttttttggggggggggtttaagtgatgaaaaatgttgttttatgacatattgatagtgtttcagtgaattggacacgcgcccaacacctgtggtcCCACGTATACtgcgcgcccaacacctgtggtcCCACGTATACTAATAATTGTACAGTACCGCAAAGCTTTCGTACTTGCATCTGCTGCGCGATAATCTCGCGGTCCGTGAGAATCTCCGAGAGTTGTTTGGTTCCCAGCACGTTCCGGAGCGTCGTTGCCGCCAGGAGGCGCGTCGACGAGTGCACGTTCTCCACGTTGCAAATCGATATCACGGCGTCAAAGATCCTCGCGTATATAACCGCGTCAACCGACACCGTCACCGAATCACGTGACAGAATCTAAAAATGAAGCAAACACAAAAGTACAAATCTATTTTTAAATGGCGAATTGATATTTTAATCATAAACTAGAAGATAATAATGCGCGAATTGATTAATTTTAAAGATTTATAGATTTTTCTCTTTctctgtgtttaaaaaaaaatataatagctCCTTACATAAAATGTTTACGTTATAAACGGAATAGTTGGAAGCCCTATTTTGTATCAAAAGTAAGAAGGACATGCAGTGCTTCATGCATAGAAGGTTATACTCTACGGTTATACATAAGTTATACGTGCAAAGTTTAAAGTTACTAGCAAAACAGCTAGTGTCAATTCTACATTCGTTAAGTACTGAGGAAAGAGaagatgtttattttaataaaacgatCAACTCACCTCTAAAAGTTTTCTGTTTTAGAAATTTCGAGGTTGACGATGTGCTATGATGCACTATTTGAAAAATCACACTGCTTAAAACCCACTTTAGAAAAATAGCAATTCATTTAAACCAATCATTCTTAGTGCCTCAGCGGAGGAAAGCCGAGTGGGTTGCGCATATTTTCGAAATAGAACAATCAACACAAAAAACTGGTATGGATTTCAAATGTGCACTAGATCTTTTCAAAACGCTAttcttatttaaaacaatacttttgaGCAAAAACCTGGATGGACATATTTTGGTATAAAGACTTTATTGATACAATAAGTACAAATTGACAAAACAACCTAACACATGTTACTAACACTTCaatcgttttttttaattatgggaGAAATGTAAATGGAAATTGTGAAACGCTTTATGGTTGAATCAGAGCATCACTTTTTATGTACATGTCTATACAAGACAATGATTTTCTAAATTTATTGTACATGCTTTGTTCAAACACAATGATAACCTTTACTTTATTTCTTCTTGATAACAATatcaattttaacaaattaacagttattaaatatacattaattttaagaATGTGTTAATGTGAATTTCTTTCTGTACAGTATTACAATTGGTGTGGCcatcttaatatatatatatatatatatattaattcaatatttgccccatttatttacatttcattttttaGGTTAGTCATTATTCCTTGGTGTCCCGTAAGGTTAATGTTGATAGAtgcatagcagtaaaaacacAGTGCCAAGAAATAACTTAAACAATGCTAACAATAGTCTCAAATGGAGtgtaaatatattgtttcttCTCCAATATCTTTCTGTTCGCGCATCCGCGATTATTTCTTCATCAGGCCGCCAAGCATATCGATGGGCAGCGGGAAAATGATGGTCGAGTTCCTCTCGGCGGCGATCGAGTTGAGCGTCTGCAGGTACCGGATCTGCATGGCGGCCGGCGACTGGCTCATGATGTCGGCGGCTTCCTTCAGGGAGCGGGAGGCCTTCATCTCTCCGTCTGCCAAGATCACCTTAGCCCTGGCGTCCCTATTTGCTTCCGCTTCAGCCGCCATGGCCCTCTGCATTTGAACTGGAAGTCGGACGTCCTTCCTGGGAAGcgaacattttaaaacatttaaaacggtTGTAATCGGCGCATTTGGTTAAGCGTCCATTTAGTTCTGTTATGAAAAAAGTTTTATAGATTATGGAAGTGGTATAAGTGGctaaaacatttgtaaatatatattggtAGCGCTGTGTGACTGTACTATCGAAATGAATACCACAACAATCTATAAAACAATCACTAGTTTCTCttatttaaggggccttttcacagattttggcatgttttgaagtttgtcattaaatgctttatattgataaatgtaaacattaaatattacaagctccagtaaaaaatcaaaaataaaatttaaaaaaggaaaaaaagtagcccgcagcaggactcgaaccagtgacccccggaatcctaaAGTAAAAAACGCAccagccaactgagctatccagCCAAGCTTACATAactgcgtattttataccttatatacgcaatcttcgtagtttcacaagtgtaaacgacaacagaactcttcaaattattcaaacgtttcgcgttgcaacgctttataatttttagggtttcaaatcgttaaaatatgcatataatggctatattagaccatgacaaatgttcagtaatactgtttcctcacaaatatcataactcaaccgaaaatttgcgaatctgaaacaacttttctcaattttgtcaatttaccaacccGTGAAAAGAACCCTTTAAAAGCCCATACacaatcaaaatcaacgaatatttcgtacaatattttctaaaaataaagtgAACACATAAAAGCTAaatgttctttatagcaatagccaaagttTCAACGCTAGAAGTGGTCTGATAACATTGATTTCAAGCGATAGAAACATGctcagtttttcttttttttgtgggaaaatatatgcaaaacatgtaccaagttagtgttcgtgtgtcgtatgaatagatattctTGCagcaaattaaaatggaatatgttgtgccacaaaaacatattaacgagcattttgtatatcgATAAATCTgcgttaccataccacatctagcgttgaaaatttGGCAATTGCTATagggaacactgatttttatgggttaactttatattacgaaatattttacgaaatattcgttgattttaagtatttatgttacttttaagAAAAGTTCAAACGTATTTATAATAAAGACCCTTGTTAAACTTACACTTCGACTCTCTCGACCTTCACTCCCCAAGGGTCCGTCGCATGGTCCAGGATCGACTGAAAGGGATAAACCGATAAAACACATTGTGAAGACATAAGAAGGCTGTTGGCCCATACACGTTTAATTCCTATTAAAGCTGAAAAATAGTACATGGCAAATCACAATGGTCATAACGATAACAACGTGTTGTAGAGAGAAGACACTGAATCCAGTGAGCTATAAGTGccttttgtcagaaatattttaacttaaatgtCACACTGTTTTAATGCGCTTTTGTTAAAAAACGATGCTCAGgcgatattgttgaaaacaatattcaagcgacattgttaaaaattatattcattggACCGTGTTCGAAACAATACTCAAGGCGAAACTGTTAAAAACGATACTCAACGCGAAAGTGTTAACACATTACTCATGGCGACATTGTTCAAACCAATATTCAAAACGAAAGTGTTCAAAATCATAGTCAAAGCAAAATTGCGCTCGACAATACTCAACGCAACACAGTTTAAAACGAAATTCAACGAAAAAGTGCTCAATAAAATACTCAGCGCGAAAGTGCTTAAAACAATACTTTACGCAACCGTGTTTAAAACCATACTGACGCGACAGCGATATTCGACGCGACATTGTTTAAACCGATACTCAACGCGacaacatatttcaaaatgaaactcAAAATAAGTATCATCGCGACAATTCTCAAAACGATACCAAAATGACAATGTTCGAAACACATTTCAACGCGACAAGATTTACCTTGAAAGTCAGATTAACAATTTCAACGATAATATCAAAGCGAAATTACTGAGgaaatattcaaatgaaaataacgtgacattgtttaaaataatattaaacccCAAATTGTTCAATGGTGACAAATATTAATCGCGGCTGAGTTGAAAAGTTCAATAAGACACAGACCCAAAAGTACGTGCATTACCGAACTCAGATATAATAGGACGTTAATCACAGGGCCACAAGCAACCACCCAAAAATACCTGCATCTGGTTGGCGATACTCTCGCGTTCGCTGAGAATGTCCGAGAGTGCTTTGGTTCCCAGCACGTTCCTCAACGTGGTCGCCGCGAGGAGCTTGGTTGACGCATGCGCGTTCTCGACGTTAATGATCGACATCGTGGCGTCGAAAATTCGAGCATAGATGACCGCGTCAACCGCCACAGTGACTGAGTCACGTGACAGAATCTATAAATAGAAAAGAAAACGTCAAACATAAGACAAAAGGTAACCAAACAGTATAGTAAAATAAATcatgcatattttatatatttaattgcatGAGAGATACGTGGTTTATTCGCgctaatttaaaacaaacaaaaatgatttattCGATACAAGGTATTCAAATGGATGCGTTTTGATAACAACCAGTTGACTGAAAATATAAGGAAGATACGCTCGATTATGCAGCAGACTAAAACGGCCAGAAATAGAAATGGTTACACAGAAACAGAAATTCAAATGTCAGTTTTGTAacgttttaatttgaatatttaagcAATAATAGACAACTTGacatataaatacattatacatCTTTAacttaaagaaaacaataaatatatctgAACACAGGCCGTACCGGTTTGAAGAGACGTCTGAAGCCAAAATCGGAACGATCTCAATGCAAGCATTACtcgaaatgttgtttttttcgctAAAAACTTTTTTATCGAAAAGTTTATTTCGTTAGTCAAATTAGAAACATTGAcgcttatttaaataaaatgacgcCGATCAAATCGATGCAAAGAGCTCAGTTAGTTGTACATAGTTTGTCATGTGCAATATTTACCAGATTTAGTTTTTTTGCAACCAAACATATTAACAGATAGTCGTGAAGGTAActatttatttgaacaaaaaaaaagaaaaactaagATATAATACTTAATTGCAATAATGAACCTGAATGAAACTGggtacaataaataaacaagcaacCTGTATTGTTACAATGAAGCTAAAGCTACTATTATCACAGTCTATAAAAGCGCGACAGTTTACGAAGCAAATATGGACATTTGTGTGGAAAATAAAATCGAGAAACTAATGGGAGTGTATTAATTTTGTTGACAttcagaaataataaaaaatactgttaGTACGTTTGGCAGGCCATAAACTATTATCAGATTTTATTCGATACATTTTCAGGACAGCTTTGTCAAAAACGTTTATTGCGGGCTGACGTGAATTAAAAGTCGATGCACGTTGTGAAATCCCTTGTTTAAGTCTTAATACTGCTGATAAACAATAAAAAGACATGAGATCGCAAATAAAACTGatacataataatacaataatttaatgGGACGAAACTTTTCAATCATGGAGTAAGCCCCGTTTTCCGAGAACGATGTCCATGTGATTAAGCCGAAAGGAAATTATTCTACAAACACAATAATGTCTTAAAATGTAATTATCATAGCACTGCGAAAGGTTCTTTTACAGCAGCATTTTTGTATTAATCAGTTAAGGCACAAACAACTTCATGGATAACGTATTTTCATTGTTAGATCATGCTGTTCTGacgaaacaaatatttttgaacAATGAGTTCACTTAGATGCTCAAACATTTATTACACAGGATCTTTTAAAAATTTACAGCGAGCACCGTCTAAATCTGGGTAACGCGTGAGTGCGACGTAACTTCAACCGGTTCCAATCTAACGTAACAAGGGCCGTGCCTAGAGCGCCGTCGTTTCGTCGGGAGTACCCGGTAGACTCGGAATCGGTCATTTCGCCATCAGATCGCTTCGGGTCAACTCAGACACGAGTAATGTTTCCTTTTCCGGCTCATCGTAAACGGCAGGATCGGGGATTTCCGACCGATCCCTTTCGACTGTCGCATCTGACTGCTTCTCGAAAACCACGTCCGTTTTCATCGGTGATTTCGATTCCTCCTGTTTCACTTCCGCTATCGCTGGCTGCACGGGCTCTACTTTTCTAACGGGAGGCGCCTGAATAGCCGGTCTGCTATAGCCTCCCCCAGCCCCTGTTTTCGTCGCAACCGACAAGATGTCGATAGGCAGAGGAAAATGATTGTGGAGTTATTTTCAGCGGAAATGGCGTGCAGCGTCTGCAGGTACCGGATCTGCATGGCCGCCGGCGACTGGCTCATTATGTCGGCGGCTTCCTTCAGGGAACGGGAGGCCTTCATCTCTCCTTCCGCCAAGATCACCTTGGCCCTCGCGTCCCTCGTGGCCTCCGCT
Encoded proteins:
- the LOC127872022 gene encoding stomatin-like isoform X2 gives rise to the protein MDSNSRGKEGREEPEAELGCCGCVLTGVSIFILIIFFPFSLICSLKIVQEYERAVIFRLGRVLSGGAKGPGLFFLMPCVDTCRCVDMRTFSYDIPPQEILSRDSVTVAVDAVIYARIFDATMSIINVENAHASTKLLAATTLRNVLGTKALSDILSERESIANQMQSILDHATDPWGVKVERVEVKDVRLPVQMQRAMAAEAEANRDARAKVILADGEMKASRSLKEAADIMSQSPAAMQIRYLQTLNSIAAERNSTIIFPLPIDMLGGLMKK